Part of the Hyalangium ruber genome, GCTCGGCCACCGTCGCCGCCAACCGCATCAAACCGCCCCTGCAGTATCCCGGCATCGTCGAGGACTATCGGAAGACCTTCGCCAAATCGAAGGCGATGAAGGTCGACATCTTCCTCGCGCCCCACCCGGAGTTCTTCGACATGGCCGGCAAGCGCGCGCAGATGAAGGACGGCGCCCCCAACCCCTTCATCAATCCCACCGAGTTCAAGCCCTTCATCGAGAAGCTGGAAGCCTCTTTCGAGAAGGCCCTGGCCAGTCAGTAGCACCAGGTCCCCTCACCCCGAGAGCAGACGAAAACAACCAGCGCGAACGTGCGGCGCAGCAGCCCCGCGAGAGTCCAGCCGCTGCGGATCCTCGAAATGCCCGTGGTCGCACTGCCTTCACCAGCGGCCTCAGAAGGGAGGGCCATCCCCGCCCGGATGCGGGCATGCCGCCCGCGTCGACGGCTTGACACGCCGCCCCCGTCTCGCCTTGGATGCGAATAGAGATTCGCATTCGCATTCAAGGCCTCATGTCCGCCACCACCACCTCTCCACGAGCGCCGCTCCAGGCGCGCAGCCGCGATACGCAGGCCCGCATCATTGAGGCGCTGCGGGCGCTGTTGACGGAGAAGCCGCTGGACGCCATCGGGGTGCAGGAACTCGCCCTGCGCGCGGGCGTGTCGGTGGGAGGCTTCTACCGGCGCTTCTCCGGCAAGGAGCACGCGCTCGCTCACCTCCTCTACGAGGGCTACGTGGCGCGAATGGAGGAGGCTGCCGCCCGTGTCCTGGATAAGGCGCGCTGGGAGGGAGCGGACACGGCCGAGCTGGTGCGCGCGTACTTCGGGATGATGTTGGAGGTGGCGCAGGAGCACCTGCCCGTGCTGCGCGAGATGGTGCGGCGCCACCGCGAGAACCCGGACGAGATGGTGCAGAGCGAGGCGTCGCAGCGCTTCCGCGAGAGTGTCCACGTTCCCTTCGTGCGGCTGCTCTCCAGCCGCGCCGGCACCTTCTCGCACCCCGACCCGGAGCTGGCGCTCCGCTTCGCCTTCTCCGGCTGCTCCTCCATCCTGCGCGAGGCCGCCCTCTTCCCGCACATGCAGCCGCGCATGGGCGAGCTGCCACAGGGCGCGCTCGTGGAGGAGCTCACCCGCATGTTCTGCGCCTACCTGGGCGTCCCGCTGCATTCCACCGACTCCTCTCCCACCGGAGGTCCCCCCGATGCGCCCCACCGCCCCACGCCGCGCGGCAGCCCGCGCGCTGCTGCTCCCCGCGCTGCTGCTCCCCGCACTCGCCGCCCGCGCTGAGCCCCCAGCTGGCGCTGCCCCTGCAACACGCTCCTCGCCCGCGGCGCTCGTGCGGGAGGTGGCGGATGCGTACGTGGCGGAGAGCGTCCGTCGCTCGCCGCACCTCGCCGAGCAGGTGGGGGCGCCCACGCCCGTGGACCGGTGGACGGACAACACGCCGGTGGCCCTGCGCGCCTGGGAGGCGCGGCAGGACACCTTCCTCGCGAGACTCTCCTCGGTGGACGCGGCAGCGCTCCAGGGGACGCCCGAGTGGTTCGTGCATGGCATGTTGCGCGAGGCGCTCGAAGCAGAGCGGGCGCAGCGGGTCTGCCGGGCAGAGCTGTGGCGGGGCGTGGACCAGATATTCGGCTGGCACCTGGGCCTGACGCAGGCGGCGGCGGAGCAGCCGGTGGGCACGAAGGCCGAGCGCACCCAGGCCCTCGCCCGCTGGCGTGCGCTGCCGGGCTTCGTCCGCACGGAGCTGGCGAACGCCCGCGAGGGGCTCGCCCGCGGCTACTCCGTGCCCCGCCCCAACGTCGAGCGCGTCCTCGAGCAGCTCGAGGGGATGCTCGCGCAGGCTCCAGAGCGCTCCCCATTGTGGAGCCCGGCGGAGCGCAGCGGCTCGCCCGCCTTCCAGAAGCAGTGGACGGGGGTGCTGAAGAGCGACGTGTTCCCCGCGCTGGGCCGCTACCGAGACTTCCTGAAGAAGGAGTACCTGCCGCGCGCACGCCTGGAGTCAGGGCTCTCCGCGCTGCCGGAGGGCGCGGCGTGCTACCGGGCCATCGTGCGTGCCTACAGCTCGCTCGACGTGTCGCCCGAGGAGCTACAGAAGCGGGCGCAGGAGGCGCGCAAAGGGTTGGAGGCGGAGCTCGCGCCGCTGGTGCGCCGGCTCACCAGCCTCGAGGACCTGCGCGAGGGGCGGCGGGCGCTGGCCACCGAAGCGCGCTTCGCCTTCGGCTCCCGAGAAGCGAAGGTCGAGCAGACGCGCGCCGAACTGGAGCGGGTGCGAGGACTCGTGCCGCGCGCCTTCTCGCGCACCCCTGAGACGCCGGTGGTGCTGGAGGTGGCCGCCGCCTTCCGGGAGCCCTCCTCCCCGCCCGCCTGGTACGAGCCGGCCCCCCTGGACGGCAGCCGCGCCGCCACCTACTTCCTCAACCTCGGCGGTGCGGAGACGTCGCCGCGCATGGGGCTCGCGCCCTCGGTGGCGCACGAGGCGTGGCCTGGGCACCACCTGCAGATTGCCTGGCTGCGCGAGCGGAGCGTGGCGCACCCGGTCCTCCGACTGCTGTCCACCGCTGCCTTCGTGGAGGGCTGGGGGATGTATGCGGAGCGGGTGGCGTTCGAGACGGGGATGTTCGAGGACGAGCTGATGCGCGCCGGGCTGCTCGGCCACCTGACCGATGCGCTTGTGGCGCTGGAACTGGACCCAGGAATGCACGTCTTCGGCGTCACGCGGGAGCAGGCGGTGCAGACGATGATGACCATCTCCAGCCGTCCCCGCGCCGAGGCCGAGCGCTATGCGGACCGGCACGCGTCCACCCCCGGCCAGCTGGCGACCTACATGACCGGCTACCTGGAGCTGATGCGACTGCGCGAGGAGGCCCGGAGCGCGCTCGGGGAGCGCTTCGATCTGCGCGAGTTCCACGACGTGGTGCTAGGGGATGGCCCCCTCGCCTTGCCCCTGCTGCGCCAGAAGCTGGAGCGCTGGGTGGCCGCGAAGAAGGCCTGAGCGGCCCCGCTGGGTTGGCTCTCGTTGTAGCAGGGCCTCATGCGCGCGGATCGGCGGGACCGAAGTTTCCGCCGATCCAGCCTGAATCCCCGCTCTCCCATTCATCGAGAGCCCGACACATCCTCTAGTGAAATCGCCCGCCTCTCGCGGGCCTCCCGAGGACACGTCAT contains:
- a CDS encoding TetR/AcrR family transcriptional regulator, producing MSATTTSPRAPLQARSRDTQARIIEALRALLTEKPLDAIGVQELALRAGVSVGGFYRRFSGKEHALAHLLYEGYVARMEEAAARVLDKARWEGADTAELVRAYFGMMLEVAQEHLPVLREMVRRHRENPDEMVQSEASQRFRESVHVPFVRLLSSRAGTFSHPDPELALRFAFSGCSSILREAALFPHMQPRMGELPQGALVEELTRMFCAYLGVPLHSTDSSPTGGPPDAPHRPTPRGSPRAAAPRAAAPRTRRPR
- a CDS encoding DUF885 domain-containing protein, with protein sequence MRPTAPRRAAARALLLPALLLPALAARAEPPAGAAPATRSSPAALVREVADAYVAESVRRSPHLAEQVGAPTPVDRWTDNTPVALRAWEARQDTFLARLSSVDAAALQGTPEWFVHGMLREALEAERAQRVCRAELWRGVDQIFGWHLGLTQAAAEQPVGTKAERTQALARWRALPGFVRTELANAREGLARGYSVPRPNVERVLEQLEGMLAQAPERSPLWSPAERSGSPAFQKQWTGVLKSDVFPALGRYRDFLKKEYLPRARLESGLSALPEGAACYRAIVRAYSSLDVSPEELQKRAQEARKGLEAELAPLVRRLTSLEDLREGRRALATEARFAFGSREAKVEQTRAELERVRGLVPRAFSRTPETPVVLEVAAAFREPSSPPAWYEPAPLDGSRAATYFLNLGGAETSPRMGLAPSVAHEAWPGHHLQIAWLRERSVAHPVLRLLSTAAFVEGWGMYAERVAFETGMFEDELMRAGLLGHLTDALVALELDPGMHVFGVTREQAVQTMMTISSRPRAEAERYADRHASTPGQLATYMTGYLELMRLREEARSALGERFDLREFHDVVLGDGPLALPLLRQKLERWVAAKKA